In Lemur catta isolate mLemCat1 chromosome 1, mLemCat1.pri, whole genome shotgun sequence, one DNA window encodes the following:
- the P2RY13 gene encoding P2Y purinoceptor 13 produces the protein MNTTVIQGFNGSERCPRDTRIVQLVFPALYLVVFLTGILLNTLALWVFVHIPSSSTFIVYLKNTLVADLIMTLTLPFKILSDSHLAPWQLRAFVCRFSSVIFYETMYVGIMLLGLIAFDRFLKIIRPFQSAFIKKPVFAKRVSILIWSLLFLISLPNMILSNKEATPSSVRKCASLKGPLGLKWHQIVNYICQFIFWAVFALMLLFYVVIAKKVYNSYRKCKSKDSKNNKKLKGKVFVVVAVFFICFAPFHFARVPYTQSQTNSKTDCRLQNQLFIAKETTLFLAATNICMDPLIYIFLCKKFTERLPCMRGKKTTAPGHENHSSQTDNITLS, from the coding sequence ATGAATACCACGGTGATACAGGGCTTCAATGGGTCTGAGCGGTGTCCCAGAGACACGCGGATAGTGCAGCTGGTGTTCCCAGCCCTCTACCTGGTGGTTTTCCTCACTGGCATCCTGCTGAACACTTTGGCCCTGTGGGTGTTCGTTCACATCCCCAGCTCCTCCACCTTCATCGTCTACCTCAAAAACACTTTGGTGGCCGACTTGATAATGACACTCACGCTTCCTTTCAAAATCCTCTCCGACTCACACCTTGCGCCCTGGCAACTCAGAGCTTTCGTGTGCCGCTTCTCTTCAGTGATCTTTTACGAGACCATGTATGTGGGCATCATGCTGCTAGGCCTCATCGCCTTTGACAGGTTCCTCAAGATCATCAGACCTTTTCAAAGTGCCTTCATAAAAAAACCTGTCTTTGCAAAAAGGGTCTCAATTCTCATCTGGTCCCTTCTGTTCCTCATCTCCCTGCCAAATATGATCTTGAGCAACAAAGAAGCAACACCATCATCCGTGAGAAAGTGTGCCTCCTTAAAGGGTCCTCTGGGGCTGAAATGGCATCAAATAGTAAATTACATATGCCAGTTTATTTTCTGGGCTGTTTTTGCCCTAATGCTTCTGTTTTATGTGGTGATTGCaaaaaaagtatacaattcatATAGAAAGTGCAAAAGTAAGgacagcaaaaacaacaaaaagctgaAAGGCAAGGTATTTGTTGTTGTGGCTgtcttctttatatgttttgcTCCGTTTCATTTTGCCAGAGTTCCATATACTCAGAGTCAAACCAACAGTAAGACTGACTGCAGACTGCAAAATCAACTGTTTATTGCTAAAGAAACAACTCTCTTTTTGGCAGCAACTAACATTTGTATGGATCccttaatatatatattcttatgtaAAAAATTCACAGAAAGGCTACCATGCATGAGAGGGAAAAAGACCACAGCACCAGGCCACGAAAATCATAGCAGTCAGACAGACAATATAACCCTAAGCTAA